Proteins from one Streptomyces sp. NBC_00390 genomic window:
- a CDS encoding alpha/beta fold hydrolase has product MKLRRADGGVIAVEVVGEPDAPAVLFCHGLADSRLAAYGFAGAAHALGLRLIAPDRPGIGDTDARRLPRVVDWAAEATVVLDALGVGSVALLGVSGGGAFATACASELPDRVRSLVLIAPLGPPAWPTLGMAAGQRASLQIARHTPAFGGWFLGRLATLARRAPGLFIRLATSEMPASDRRALARSDARAAFLTNYLRAFQRGSWGVAQDLRVLTRPWGFDLESITVPTSIHQGDADTTVPLAHARRFAAAIPAARLHIHPGQGHFSILTAPERTLATLAV; this is encoded by the coding sequence GTGAAGCTGCGTCGGGCCGACGGCGGGGTGATCGCGGTCGAGGTGGTGGGGGAGCCGGACGCGCCTGCGGTGCTGTTCTGCCACGGGTTGGCCGACTCCCGGCTGGCCGCGTACGGCTTCGCGGGCGCGGCTCACGCGCTCGGACTGCGCCTCATCGCCCCGGATCGCCCCGGCATCGGCGACACCGACGCCCGTCGCCTGCCGCGGGTCGTGGACTGGGCTGCGGAAGCCACCGTGGTCCTGGACGCGTTGGGCGTCGGCTCGGTGGCACTGCTCGGCGTCTCGGGCGGCGGAGCGTTCGCGACCGCATGCGCGTCCGAGCTGCCTGACCGCGTCCGCAGCCTGGTGCTCATCGCGCCCCTTGGCCCGCCTGCCTGGCCCACCCTCGGGATGGCAGCCGGGCAGCGCGCGTCCTTGCAGATCGCCCGGCACACTCCGGCCTTCGGTGGCTGGTTCCTGGGCCGCCTGGCCACGCTGGCGCGCCGGGCACCAGGGCTGTTCATTCGCCTGGCGACCAGCGAGATGCCCGCCAGCGACCGGCGTGCCCTCGCCCGGTCGGACGCGCGCGCGGCCTTCCTGACCAACTACCTGCGAGCGTTCCAGCGCGGCAGCTGGGGAGTCGCGCAGGATCTGCGCGTACTGACCCGACCCTGGGGTTTCGACCTCGAGTCGATCACAGTGCCCACGTCGATCCACCAGGGGGACGCCGACACCACCGTCCCGCTCGCCCACGCCCGCCGCTTCGCCGCGGCGATACCCGCTGCACGCCTTCACATCCATCCCGGCCAAGGCCACTTCTCGATCCTCACCGCGCCGGAACGGACGCTGGCGACACTCGCCGTATAG
- a CDS encoding GNAT family N-acetyltransferase yields the protein MAPPVGERKSGTGPLSVRPLGEADLDRADEIFRVAFGTFLGAPEPKTFFGTADYVRTRWAADPQAAFAATVEGEVAGSNFAANWGSVGYFGPLTVRPDLWDQGVGRRLMEPVMDCFDTWENRHLGLFTFSHSPKHLELYRRYGFWPRFLTAIMRKQVAGSAAVPRRVLYGQLPAAEQPDALSLCRALTGAVYEGLSLEREIVATHAQGLGDTILLQGAGSELDGLAVCHCGAGSEAGEDVCFVKFGAVRPGPEAADRFERLLDACEQLAAERGLGQLDAGMNLARQDAYRRMVDRGFRTWLQGVTMHRPNEPGYSHPDAYVIDDWR from the coding sequence ATGGCCCCACCGGTAGGGGAGCGCAAGAGTGGCACGGGCCCGTTGTCGGTCCGCCCGCTGGGTGAGGCGGACCTGGATCGGGCCGACGAGATCTTCAGGGTCGCCTTCGGGACGTTCCTCGGGGCTCCCGAGCCGAAGACGTTCTTCGGGACCGCCGACTACGTCCGCACCCGCTGGGCGGCGGATCCGCAGGCGGCCTTCGCAGCGACGGTCGAGGGCGAAGTCGCCGGATCGAACTTCGCCGCCAACTGGGGCAGCGTCGGGTACTTCGGCCCGCTGACCGTGCGTCCGGACCTGTGGGACCAGGGCGTCGGCAGGCGCCTCATGGAGCCGGTCATGGACTGCTTCGACACCTGGGAGAACCGCCACCTGGGCCTGTTCACCTTCTCGCACAGTCCGAAGCACCTTGAGCTCTACCGCCGGTACGGTTTCTGGCCCCGATTCCTCACAGCCATCATGAGGAAGCAGGTCGCAGGCAGTGCCGCGGTCCCCCGCCGAGTGCTGTACGGCCAGCTGCCCGCCGCCGAGCAGCCCGACGCCCTGAGCCTCTGTCGCGCACTGACCGGGGCCGTGTACGAGGGCCTGAGCCTGGAACGCGAGATCGTGGCCACGCACGCGCAGGGACTCGGTGACACCATCCTGCTCCAGGGCGCCGGCTCAGAGCTCGATGGCCTGGCCGTCTGCCACTGCGGAGCCGGGTCGGAGGCCGGCGAGGACGTGTGCTTCGTCAAGTTCGGCGCCGTACGCCCTGGCCCGGAGGCCGCCGACCGGTTCGAACGACTTCTTGACGCGTGCGAGCAGCTGGCCGCCGAGCGCGGACTGGGCCAACTGGACGCCGGGATGAACCTGGCCCGCCAGGATGCCTACCGGCGAATGGTCGACCGCGGTTTCCGCACCTGGTTGCAGGGCGTGACCATGCACAGGCCCAACGAACCCGGCTACAGCCACCCCGACGCCTACGTGATCGACGACTGGCGCTGA
- a CDS encoding metallophosphoesterase family protein yields the protein MRILHLSDTHLDRSAGPDADGADGTAALQRVLAELGHLHDLDAVVVTGDVADDGSREAYVRARDLLSRYAGGRGASIFYATGNHDDRAAFADVLGSGHAQPEAVYEGTAGERAAASTIGGWRLLTLDTLVPGKGHGQLGRGQLHWLGEQLASPAPLGTVLAFHHPPVAMDVDVQRALGLQNSAELAETIRGTDVQLILCGHFHLQILARLEQATVWVTPGVVSRIDLTAPPGTERAVHGPSASLVDLGAPHGPLIHTLHARDPRMGETVYEADEEEMREVIERLGPSPVSSN from the coding sequence ATGCGAATCTTGCATCTCTCCGACACCCATCTCGACCGGTCCGCCGGACCCGACGCCGACGGGGCCGACGGCACGGCAGCGCTTCAGCGCGTGCTGGCTGAGCTGGGCCATCTGCATGACCTCGACGCCGTGGTGGTCACCGGCGATGTCGCGGACGACGGCTCACGCGAGGCATACGTGCGGGCGCGTGATCTCCTGTCCCGCTACGCCGGAGGAAGGGGGGCAAGCATCTTCTACGCGACCGGCAACCACGACGATCGGGCCGCGTTCGCCGATGTACTCGGCAGCGGCCATGCTCAGCCTGAGGCGGTGTACGAGGGCACTGCGGGTGAACGTGCGGCGGCGAGCACCATCGGCGGATGGCGGCTGCTCACACTCGACACGCTCGTACCGGGCAAGGGACACGGTCAGCTGGGGCGCGGCCAACTCCACTGGCTCGGGGAACAACTGGCTTCGCCGGCACCGCTGGGCACCGTCCTGGCCTTCCACCACCCACCGGTCGCCATGGACGTGGACGTCCAGCGCGCGCTGGGTCTCCAGAACAGCGCGGAACTGGCCGAGACGATTCGCGGAACGGATGTGCAACTCATCCTGTGCGGGCACTTCCACCTCCAGATACTGGCACGTCTGGAACAGGCGACCGTATGGGTCACGCCCGGCGTGGTCAGCCGCATTGACCTGACTGCGCCCCCCGGCACCGAGCGTGCCGTTCACGGCCCGTCGGCGTCCCTGGTCGACCTCGGAGCACCCCACGGGCCACTCATCCACACCCTTCACGCCCGAGACCCGCGTATGGGCGAGACGGTCTACGAGGCCGATGAGGAGGAGATGCGCGAGGTCATCGAAAGGCTCGGTCCATCGCCAGTGAGCTCGAACTGA